A DNA window from Candidatus Protochlamydia naegleriophila contains the following coding sequences:
- a CDS encoding 6-hydroxymethylpterin diphosphokinase MptE-like protein — MFDQKLYNGNLALLHLINAPLANKVSSFLNGQTICLTPCTTHEEANLSIQQGDKAYFLHSENGPSREAKEWYAGLSLENCDVLYVYGLGLGYLYQDLKEWLKGDPNRYLIFLEDELAVIRYFLELEHAAPLLQDPQVDIRDFSEAHYDRSIVRLLTQDNLLRSFSVTALPSYAANKMPFFSMIQDLIEFETTEQNIRYQELAQFGVAFFNNFYRNLLQLPHSYLADHLANKFKDIPAIICGAGPSLAKHATKLKELHQKALLFGPGSALNVLTHEGVWPHFGVNIDPTAETFHRQIMNRAFETPVFYRNRIYYEALTAIHGPRLFLSGAVFYWAAKWFEEQLGLPSLQLEGGYNVVHATLEIARLLGCNPIIFVGLDLSFREGEHYASGVERHPLFPEKTEQKTHLGPPIQVKNIKGEKVWSYWTWIAEAQWTDLYGRTHPDLRLINASDEGIGLFSIPNLSLQEVSETYLTQTFELEQLIHSAIQGAGSVPVDRSKVKNCIQIFYNSLKQCEAICQAILQLSDHESSQGLEEALKQEVGFNYLLQQFDDFFSTFIQKDLRNLKRLPEHERSQRHKQLMQERYRFLLQTTKVNLKIIENTLKEQQASALPPPAVPFEPSDAQKPAYYTSGSLYSTPGLSEHLRQGNYLYYYENGSLKTELNYKQGQLDGVVRLYYPTGHLKRELYFHEGQREGTEKSWYENGQLFTEVDYHQNIAKRARCWFPDGTLAKDITL; from the coding sequence ATGTTTGATCAGAAATTATACAACGGCAATCTAGCCCTTTTGCATTTAATCAATGCTCCTTTAGCCAATAAGGTCTCTTCTTTTTTGAATGGCCAGACAATTTGTTTGACTCCTTGCACGACCCATGAAGAAGCTAATCTATCCATACAGCAAGGAGACAAGGCCTATTTTCTGCACAGCGAGAATGGGCCAAGCCGCGAGGCAAAAGAATGGTATGCCGGGCTGTCTCTTGAGAACTGCGATGTTCTCTATGTATATGGGCTTGGATTGGGTTATTTATACCAGGATCTAAAAGAGTGGTTAAAGGGCGATCCCAATCGTTATCTGATCTTTTTAGAAGATGAGCTTGCCGTTATCCGGTATTTTTTGGAGTTAGAACACGCAGCCCCTCTCTTACAAGATCCTCAAGTCGATATTAGGGACTTTTCCGAGGCTCATTATGATCGATCGATCGTCCGCTTATTGACGCAGGATAATTTGCTACGCTCTTTTAGCGTTACCGCCTTGCCCTCTTATGCAGCCAATAAAATGCCGTTTTTTTCTATGATTCAAGACTTAATTGAATTCGAAACGACCGAACAAAATATTCGCTATCAAGAATTGGCTCAATTTGGCGTCGCCTTTTTTAATAACTTTTATCGCAATCTCTTACAGCTTCCACACTCTTACCTTGCCGATCATCTAGCCAATAAGTTTAAAGATATACCAGCCATCATTTGCGGTGCAGGCCCTTCTTTAGCTAAGCATGCAACTAAACTCAAAGAGTTGCATCAAAAAGCCCTATTATTCGGCCCAGGAAGCGCTCTGAACGTTTTGACTCATGAGGGGGTATGGCCCCACTTTGGGGTCAATATTGATCCAACCGCCGAAACATTTCATCGTCAGATTATGAATCGCGCTTTCGAAACTCCCGTTTTTTACCGCAATCGCATCTACTATGAGGCATTAACAGCCATCCACGGTCCCCGCCTTTTCTTATCGGGAGCCGTGTTTTACTGGGCTGCCAAGTGGTTTGAAGAGCAGCTCGGCCTTCCCTCTCTTCAATTAGAAGGGGGCTATAATGTCGTGCATGCAACCTTAGAAATCGCCCGTTTGCTCGGCTGCAATCCCATTATTTTTGTTGGACTCGATCTCTCCTTTCGCGAAGGTGAGCACTATGCTTCAGGAGTTGAAAGGCATCCTCTCTTTCCAGAAAAAACTGAACAGAAAACGCATTTAGGCCCCCCCATTCAGGTCAAAAACATCAAAGGTGAGAAAGTCTGGAGCTACTGGACATGGATTGCTGAAGCCCAATGGACCGATTTATATGGCCGTACCCATCCTGATTTGCGGCTCATCAATGCGTCCGATGAAGGCATCGGTCTTTTTTCAATTCCCAACCTCTCTTTGCAAGAGGTCTCGGAAACCTATCTGACGCAAACGTTCGAATTGGAGCAATTGATCCACAGTGCCATCCAAGGTGCAGGTTCAGTTCCTGTTGACCGCAGCAAGGTTAAAAACTGCATTCAGATCTTCTACAACAGCCTTAAACAATGCGAAGCCATTTGTCAAGCCATCCTGCAACTTTCAGACCATGAAAGCAGTCAAGGACTAGAAGAAGCGCTAAAGCAAGAAGTGGGATTCAATTATCTTTTACAACAGTTTGATGACTTCTTCTCCACCTTCATTCAAAAGGATTTGCGCAATCTTAAACGCCTGCCAGAGCATGAACGAAGCCAACGGCACAAGCAATTGATGCAAGAGCGCTACCGCTTTTTATTGCAAACAACGAAGGTAAATTTAAAAATCATTGAAAATACTTTAAAAGAGCAGCAAGCCTCGGCTTTACCTCCTCCTGCCGTCCCCTTTGAGCCATCCGATGCTCAAAAGCCTGCTTACTACACCTCTGGATCGCTTTATTCCACTCCTGGATTATCTGAACATCTGCGGCAAGGCAACTATCTTTATTATTATGAAAATGGATCCCTCAAAACAGAGTTGAATTACAAGCAAGGACAGCTTGACGGGGTTGTAAGGCTCTACTATCCAACTGGACATCTCAAACGAGAGCTCTACTTTCATGAAGGGCAGCGCGAAGGGACCGAGAAGAGTTGGTATGAAAATGGCCAATTATTTACTGAAGTTGACTATCATCAAAATATTGCCAAGCGAGCCCGTTGTTGGTTTCCTGATGGCACTTTAGCTAAGGACATCACTCTATGA